In a single window of the Candidatus Aegiribacteria sp. genome:
- a CDS encoding GYD domain-containing protein: MPTFVLMTRHHPSSLHNAENRKRMGKTWLNKVKQVCPGIKWIAHYAILGPYDFMDIYEAPDVETAHKVSLISRAEGALEAESWQALHYDKFLKILNEIED, translated from the coding sequence ATGCCTACTTTCGTATTGATGACTCGACATCATCCAAGCAGTCTGCACAATGCTGAAAACAGAAAGAGAATGGGAAAGACCTGGTTGAATAAAGTTAAGCAAGTTTGTCCGGGAATCAAGTGGATTGCGCACTACGCCATACTGGGACCCTATGACTTCATGGATATCTACGAAGCTCCGGACGTGGAGACTGCTCATAAGGTTTCCCTGATTTCCAGAGCTGAAGGAGCGCTGGAAGCGGAAAGCTGGCAGGCTCTGCATTACGATAAGTTCCTCAAAATCCTGAACGAAATAGAGGACTGA
- a CDS encoding ATP-binding protein — MAKVFIMRGLPGAGKTTWIRNNLPDAFICSADNYFLDEKGIYKFDSLLLSEAHESCLKRFVEILTSQEDEVQKESLFVVVDNTAIRAWEISPYYNLAKAYGHDVRVVHIKCDSDLAYSRNIHGVPLEKVEKMDEGLISEALPSFWNVEVVEP, encoded by the coding sequence TTGGCAAAAGTATTCATAATGCGAGGGCTTCCCGGGGCGGGGAAGACCACATGGATTCGAAACAATCTCCCGGATGCCTTCATATGTTCAGCTGATAACTACTTTCTTGATGAAAAAGGAATTTACAAATTTGACAGCTTGTTACTTTCTGAAGCACATGAATCCTGCCTGAAACGCTTTGTTGAAATTCTGACATCTCAAGAAGATGAGGTTCAAAAAGAATCCCTCTTTGTTGTTGTTGACAACACCGCGATCAGAGCCTGGGAAATTTCACCCTATTACAACCTGGCAAAGGCATACGGACACGATGTAAGAGTTGTACATATTAAATGCGATTCTGATCTGGCCTATTCCAGAAACATTCACGGAGTTCCACTGGAAAAGGTCGAGAAAATGGACGAAGGCCTTATCAGCGAAGCTCTTCCCTCATTCTGGAATGTAGAGGTTGTTGAACCGTAG
- a CDS encoding YbhB/YbcL family Raf kinase inhibitor-like protein, whose amino-acid sequence MIAFSLWSAAFGNGELIPALYTVDGEDISPPLEWIFDFEAETFALICEDPDAPAGNWIHWVVYNIPGDIRELDEGIPVEPELENGTIQGSNSWGSIGYRGPAPPSGKHRYFFTLYALEGHLHLAPGATAEELREAIEGNVIQQVRFMGEYSRQ is encoded by the coding sequence ATGATTGCGTTCTCTCTGTGGAGCGCTGCATTTGGAAACGGAGAACTCATCCCTGCTCTGTATACTGTTGACGGGGAAGATATTTCTCCTCCACTGGAGTGGATATTTGATTTCGAAGCTGAGACATTCGCTCTCATATGTGAGGATCCGGACGCACCGGCCGGCAACTGGATTCATTGGGTAGTTTACAATATACCGGGAGATATCAGAGAACTGGATGAAGGAATTCCTGTAGAACCGGAACTCGAGAATGGGACCATACAGGGAAGCAACAGCTGGGGAAGCATCGGGTACAGAGGACCCGCTCCTCCTTCAGGTAAGCACAGGTATTTCTTCACATTGTATGCTCTTGAAGGACATCTTCACCTGGCACCCGGAGCGACTGCGGAAGAACTGAGAGAAGCCATTGAGGGTAATGTTATACAGCAGGTCAGATTCATGGGAGAGTATTCTCGGCAATAA
- a CDS encoding class I SAM-dependent RNA methyltransferase: MEELGRDELISLGATDPKQAYRGIFFGADMETLYRINYQSRFFTRILAPLLTFDCHSDRYLYKTASSMDWSQILSPEKTFAIFANVSNSNIKHSQYAALKLKDAIADWFMEKEGRRPDVDTKTPDVWLGLRIHRNRASIRLDTSGGSLHRRGYRKKSVEAPMQETLAAAILHLSGWDGSTKLIDPMCGSGTLLCEALMNYCRIPSGYLRSRFGFECMPEFNKEQWKVIRRDANSLIRTLPEGLIMGSDISRETVTVASGNCCTLPSGNRIELKTSRYQDLSNVSDSTIITNPPYGLRLQKHENMGIFMKEFGDFLKQKCKGSIVYIYFGKRDLLKKIGLRAASKKPLRNGRLDGRLVRYDLY, encoded by the coding sequence ATGGAGGAACTGGGCAGGGATGAACTGATCTCTCTCGGGGCTACCGACCCTAAACAGGCGTACCGCGGAATATTCTTCGGAGCAGATATGGAAACACTCTACAGGATAAATTACCAATCAAGATTCTTTACGCGGATCCTTGCCCCCCTGCTCACATTTGATTGTCACAGTGACAGATATCTCTATAAAACAGCATCATCCATGGACTGGTCGCAAATTCTGTCACCGGAGAAAACGTTTGCAATATTCGCTAATGTATCCAACTCCAATATCAAACACTCGCAGTATGCTGCGCTTAAGCTCAAAGACGCAATTGCCGACTGGTTCATGGAAAAGGAGGGGCGCCGTCCCGACGTTGACACAAAAACTCCGGACGTCTGGCTGGGGCTCCGGATCCATCGCAACAGGGCATCCATCCGGCTGGATACTTCCGGCGGTTCTCTTCACCGACGGGGATACCGGAAGAAATCGGTCGAAGCGCCCATGCAGGAAACCCTTGCGGCTGCAATCTTACATCTTTCCGGTTGGGATGGATCCACAAAGCTGATCGATCCGATGTGCGGTTCTGGAACGTTGCTATGTGAGGCTTTGATGAATTACTGCCGCATCCCCTCCGGTTATCTGCGCAGCAGATTCGGGTTCGAATGTATGCCGGAATTCAATAAGGAGCAATGGAAGGTTATCCGGCGGGATGCGAACTCCCTGATCAGGACACTTCCGGAAGGGCTCATCATGGGCAGCGACATCTCGCGTGAAACGGTGACAGTAGCTTCAGGCAACTGCTGTACACTTCCTTCAGGAAACAGGATTGAATTGAAAACATCCCGATACCAGGATCTGAGTAATGTTTCAGACTCAACCATAATTACAAATCCTCCATATGGATTACGCCTTCAGAAGCATGAGAACATGGGTATATTTATGAAGGAATTTGGTGACTTTCTAAAACAGAAATGCAAGGGTTCAATAGTTTACATTTACTTTGGAAAACGTGATCTTCTCAAAAAGATCGGTCTTAGAGCAGCCTCAAAAAAACCTCTCAGAAACGGCAGGCTTGACGGGCGTCTGGTTCGCTACGACCTTTATTAG